Proteins co-encoded in one Medicago truncatula cultivar Jemalong A17 chromosome 8, MtrunA17r5.0-ANR, whole genome shotgun sequence genomic window:
- the LOC25500105 gene encoding elongator complex protein 4 isoform X1, with protein MAATRTRVSSFSRNVSTVTSQNSGLKHGPNGTTFLSSGIPDLDKILGGGFSLGSLVMIMEDAEAPHHMLLLRNLMSQGLVHKQPLLYASASRDPKGFLGTLPAPAPAKEDKSQDLTNEKDLRIAWQYKKYFGDPQSNISSNNGAQHDYCNEFDLRKPLDRHFYSGMNVDCVSIQDSPNLASLQDQCAKFLSQFSRSEANISSAGRIAIQSFCSPQCKYANMEWHMLSFIRSLKGMARSSNAVVVVTFPPSLVSPSCSKRLQHMADTLLSVRAIPDEDKEMAKLLTGYQDMVGLLNIHKVARLNTQVPVILEATTFSIKLQKRRYLVLECLNQAPVDGSSGSSYNTSGSCSGSTKAGSLDF; from the exons ATGGCTGCAACAAGGACTCGAGTTAGTAGCTTTTCTCGCAATGTATCAACTGTAACGTCTCAGAATTCAGGACTCAAGCACGGCCCTAATGGGACAACATTCCTATCGTCTGGGATTCCAGATCTCGACA AGATTTTAGGTGGTGGTTTTTCTCTTGGTAGCCTTGTCATGATTATGGAAGATGCAGAAGCACCTCATCATATGCTTCTATTGAGAAATTTGATGTCTCAAGGACTTGTACATAAACAGCCACTGTTGTATGCTAGTGCTTCAAGAGACCCTAAAGGATTTCTTGGTACTTTACCTGCTCCAGCCCCAGCCAAAGAGGATAAAAGTCAAGATCTTACCAAT GAAAAGGATTTGAGAATTGCTTGGCAATACAAGAAGTACTTTGGTGATCCACAGTCAAATATCAGCTCTAATAATG GTGCCCAACATGATTACTGCAATGAATTTGACTTGCGGAAGCCTTTGGATAGACATTTTTATAGTGGCATGAATGTAGATTGTGTCAGCATCCAAGATTCTCCAAACCTTGCTTCTCTTCAAGATCAGTGTGCTAAATTTCTATCTCAATTCTCAAG AAGTGAAGCCAATATTTCCTCCGCTGGCCGTATTGCAATTCAATCATTCTGTTCTCCACAATGCAAATACGCAAACATG GAGTGGCATATGCTTTCCTTTATTAGGTCCCTAAAAGGCATGGCACGATCTTCAaatgctgttgttgttgtaacaTTTCCACCTTCACTTGTTTCTCCATCTTGTTCAAAAAGATTGCAACATATGGCAGACACCTTGCTTTCTGTCAGAGCAATTCCAG ATGAGGACAAGGAAATGGCAAAACTTCTCACTGGTTACCAAGACATGGTTGGACTGCTTAATATACATAAAGTTGCACGGTTAAATACACAG GTTCCCGTGATTCTCGAGGCCACAACATTCTCAATAAAATTGCAAAAACGAAGGTATTTGGTTCTAGAATGTCTAAATCAAGCCCCGGTTGACGGTTCAAGTGGGAGTTCATATAACACATCTGGTAGTTGTTCTGGGTCAACTAAAGCTGGGTCACTTGATTTTTAG
- the LOC25500105 gene encoding elongator complex protein 4 isoform X2, with translation MIMEDAEAPHHMLLLRNLMSQGLVHKQPLLYASASRDPKGFLGTLPAPAPAKEDKSQDLTNEKDLRIAWQYKKYFGDPQSNISSNNGAQHDYCNEFDLRKPLDRHFYSGMNVDCVSIQDSPNLASLQDQCAKFLSQFSRSEANISSAGRIAIQSFCSPQCKYANMEWHMLSFIRSLKGMARSSNAVVVVTFPPSLVSPSCSKRLQHMADTLLSVRAIPDEDKEMAKLLTGYQDMVGLLNIHKVARLNTQVPVILEATTFSIKLQKRRYLVLECLNQAPVDGSSGSSYNTSGSCSGSTKAGSLDF, from the exons ATGATTATGGAAGATGCAGAAGCACCTCATCATATGCTTCTATTGAGAAATTTGATGTCTCAAGGACTTGTACATAAACAGCCACTGTTGTATGCTAGTGCTTCAAGAGACCCTAAAGGATTTCTTGGTACTTTACCTGCTCCAGCCCCAGCCAAAGAGGATAAAAGTCAAGATCTTACCAAT GAAAAGGATTTGAGAATTGCTTGGCAATACAAGAAGTACTTTGGTGATCCACAGTCAAATATCAGCTCTAATAATG GTGCCCAACATGATTACTGCAATGAATTTGACTTGCGGAAGCCTTTGGATAGACATTTTTATAGTGGCATGAATGTAGATTGTGTCAGCATCCAAGATTCTCCAAACCTTGCTTCTCTTCAAGATCAGTGTGCTAAATTTCTATCTCAATTCTCAAG AAGTGAAGCCAATATTTCCTCCGCTGGCCGTATTGCAATTCAATCATTCTGTTCTCCACAATGCAAATACGCAAACATG GAGTGGCATATGCTTTCCTTTATTAGGTCCCTAAAAGGCATGGCACGATCTTCAaatgctgttgttgttgtaacaTTTCCACCTTCACTTGTTTCTCCATCTTGTTCAAAAAGATTGCAACATATGGCAGACACCTTGCTTTCTGTCAGAGCAATTCCAG ATGAGGACAAGGAAATGGCAAAACTTCTCACTGGTTACCAAGACATGGTTGGACTGCTTAATATACATAAAGTTGCACGGTTAAATACACAG GTTCCCGTGATTCTCGAGGCCACAACATTCTCAATAAAATTGCAAAAACGAAGGTATTTGGTTCTAGAATGTCTAAATCAAGCCCCGGTTGACGGTTCAAGTGGGAGTTCATATAACACATCTGGTAGTTGTTCTGGGTCAACTAAAGCTGGGTCACTTGATTTTTAG